Proteins encoded in a region of the Spiribacter sp. 1M189 genome:
- a CDS encoding efflux RND transporter permease subunit: protein MGRRIASLAMDHPRIVFLGTLLLTLLGTALIPLIQIDTDPENMLPADQEDRVRHNAIKEQFNLHDMIVVGVVNESGDEGVFNPRSLGAIHSLSKEIAEIDGVIRRDLLSLATVDNIEQAGPGTIRFEWMMNTPPETETEARAIRDATLDLPLFRDTLISGDGEATAIYVPIEAKDQSHRIAGEIEDLIAGLDTNDEFHITGLPVAEDTFGVEMFIQMAISAPLAALVIFALMWWFFRSVTLVVAPMLMAFAVVLTTMGALIGMGFTVHIMSSMIPIFLMPIAVVDSVHIISEFADRYRPERGARETMAEVMDHLFTPMLYTSITSGIGFASLAFTPIPPVQVFGLFVGAGIVLAFILTVIFIPAYAVRLKPERLEALRAAGSRRPPDDTPLARGLTRLGGFAVGRANLVVSIFAIALVIGGYGISQITVNDNPVRWFQSDHRIRVADRVLNEHFAGTYSAYLRLESAQAEDAPQRFRTQSRQIIDQARADGARIGDTWTQLREQAARDADGFRALLETLSLEVEDQLFTADDAAYPWWEELLTLIDETRGELNTFQRPEMLRYIADFQAALAESPEVGKVNTVSDLVRTVYRELRSGDAGDYRIPDSRQAVAQTILSFQGSHRPHDLWRMVTPDYQAANLWLQLSSGDNQDMQAVIDRANTYVERNPLPEGVSMSWGGLNYINVVWQDAMVKGMAQSLAIAWVMVALMMLVLFRSVVFGLLAMVPLTVSIALIYGVVGLIGKYYDMPIAVLSSLTLGLSVDFAIHFIERSRENYRRTGNFAESMRLMFKEPARAISRNAIVIAVGFLPLLAAPLVPYNTVGIFLASIMAASAIASVVLLPAIMKLGQRRIMPDRTTASTQSTGEAS, encoded by the coding sequence ATGGGTCGCCGTATCGCCAGTCTCGCCATGGATCACCCCCGGATCGTCTTCCTGGGGACATTGCTGCTCACCCTGCTGGGTACGGCCCTGATCCCCCTCATACAGATCGATACCGACCCGGAGAACATGCTGCCCGCGGATCAGGAAGACCGCGTGCGGCACAACGCCATCAAAGAGCAGTTCAATCTGCATGACATGATCGTCGTCGGTGTCGTCAACGAATCCGGGGACGAGGGTGTGTTCAACCCGCGCTCGCTTGGCGCGATTCATTCGCTGAGCAAGGAGATTGCCGAGATCGACGGCGTCATCCGGCGCGATCTGCTGTCCCTGGCGACGGTGGACAATATCGAACAGGCCGGCCCCGGCACCATCCGCTTTGAGTGGATGATGAACACGCCGCCGGAGACCGAGACCGAAGCCCGGGCGATCCGTGATGCCACCCTTGACCTACCCCTCTTCCGCGACACGCTGATCTCCGGAGATGGCGAAGCAACGGCGATCTACGTCCCCATTGAGGCGAAGGACCAGAGCCATCGCATCGCCGGCGAGATTGAAGATCTGATCGCCGGACTCGACACCAATGATGAATTCCATATCACCGGCTTGCCGGTGGCGGAAGACACCTTCGGCGTCGAGATGTTCATCCAGATGGCCATTTCCGCGCCCCTTGCGGCGCTGGTCATCTTTGCCCTGATGTGGTGGTTCTTCCGCTCGGTGACGCTGGTCGTGGCGCCCATGCTGATGGCCTTCGCGGTGGTGCTGACCACCATGGGAGCGCTCATCGGGATGGGCTTCACCGTCCATATCATGAGCTCAATGATCCCCATCTTTCTGATGCCCATCGCCGTGGTGGATTCGGTCCACATCATCTCGGAGTTCGCCGACCGCTACCGCCCGGAGCGTGGCGCGAGGGAGACCATGGCCGAGGTGATGGACCATCTGTTCACGCCCATGCTCTACACCTCGATCACCTCCGGCATCGGCTTCGCGTCGCTCGCCTTCACCCCGATTCCACCGGTACAGGTCTTCGGCCTGTTCGTCGGGGCCGGCATCGTGCTGGCGTTCATCCTCACGGTGATTTTCATCCCGGCCTACGCGGTGCGTCTCAAGCCAGAGCGGCTGGAGGCCCTGCGTGCCGCGGGCAGCCGCCGCCCCCCGGATGACACCCCCCTCGCCCGTGGGCTGACGCGCCTGGGAGGCTTTGCCGTCGGCCGGGCGAATCTGGTGGTCAGCATCTTCGCCATCGCACTGGTCATCGGCGGTTATGGCATCAGCCAGATCACGGTGAACGACAACCCCGTGCGCTGGTTCCAGTCGGACCATCGCATCCGGGTCGCCGATCGCGTGCTCAACGAGCATTTCGCCGGCACTTACAGCGCCTATCTCCGACTCGAATCGGCGCAGGCAGAGGACGCTCCGCAACGCTTTCGGACGCAGTCCCGGCAGATCATCGATCAGGCCCGCGCCGACGGCGCGCGGATAGGCGATACCTGGACGCAGCTGCGGGAACAGGCGGCACGCGATGCCGACGGCTTCCGTGCGCTGCTCGAGACGCTGAGCCTGGAGGTCGAGGATCAGCTGTTCACCGCGGACGATGCCGCCTATCCGTGGTGGGAGGAACTTCTCACGCTGATCGATGAGACCCGGGGCGAGCTCAACACCTTCCAGCGCCCCGAGATGCTGCGCTACATCGCCGATTTCCAGGCCGCCCTGGCGGAGAGCCCGGAAGTCGGCAAGGTCAATACCGTCTCGGACCTTGTCCGCACGGTCTATCGCGAGCTGCGCAGCGGCGACGCCGGGGACTATCGCATCCCGGATTCCCGGCAGGCGGTGGCGCAGACCATCCTCAGCTTCCAGGGCTCGCATCGCCCCCATGACCTCTGGCGAATGGTCACCCCGGATTATCAGGCGGCCAACCTCTGGCTTCAGCTCTCCAGCGGTGACAACCAGGACATGCAGGCAGTGATCGACCGAGCCAATACGTATGTCGAGCGTAACCCGCTGCCGGAGGGCGTGAGCATGAGCTGGGGCGGGCTCAACTACATCAACGTGGTCTGGCAGGACGCCATGGTCAAGGGCATGGCGCAGAGTCTGGCCATTGCCTGGGTGATGGTGGCGCTGATGATGCTGGTGCTGTTCCGCTCGGTCGTCTTCGGACTGCTGGCCATGGTGCCGCTCACCGTAAGCATCGCGCTGATCTACGGCGTGGTCGGCCTGATCGGCAAGTACTACGACATGCCCATCGCGGTGCTGTCCTCGCTCACCCTCGGCCTGTCCGTGGACTTTGCCATCCATTTCATCGAGCGCAGCCGCGAGAACTATCGGCGCACGGGGAACTTCGCCGAGAGCATGCGTCTGATGTTCAAGGAGCCGGCGCGGGCCATCAGCCGCAACGCCATCGTCATTGCGGTCGGCTTCCTGCCGCTGCTGGCCGCACCGCTGGTGCCCTACAACACGGTGGGGATTTTCCTGGCCAGCATCATGGCGGCGTCGGCCATCGCATCGGTGGTTCTGCTGCCCGCCATCATGAAACTCGGTCAACGCCGGATCATGCCCGACCGGACCACCGCATCCACGCAATCCACTGGAGAGGCGTCATGA
- a CDS encoding outer membrane lipoprotein-sorting protein: MKHFLPLTWLVVAGLVAGTASAQMTDPEQIVEEANIASYYAGDDGRSAARMLIVDGNDNRQRRQFTLLRKDVVEGGDQRYLVVFSRPADIRGTVFRVEKHVGESDDRWLYLPALDLVKRIAAGDKRTSFVGSHFFYEDISGRGTEEDEHTLIDTTDEYYVIESTPKDPDQVEFARYRTWIDRETMLPMRTEYQRDAGEVYRRMEVTEVETIDGYPTGTEVRMEDLDSGGYTVTQFRFSEYDVGLPDRIFSERSLRNPPRDWLRRD, from the coding sequence ATGAAACATTTTCTGCCCCTGACCTGGCTGGTCGTCGCCGGCCTCGTGGCAGGCACGGCAAGTGCCCAGATGACTGACCCGGAACAGATCGTCGAGGAGGCGAACATCGCCTCCTACTACGCCGGCGACGATGGTCGTTCCGCCGCTCGCATGCTGATCGTCGATGGCAACGACAACCGGCAGCGCCGGCAATTCACCCTGCTCCGCAAGGACGTAGTCGAAGGCGGTGATCAACGCTATCTGGTGGTCTTCAGCCGACCGGCGGATATCCGAGGCACGGTCTTTCGGGTGGAGAAGCATGTTGGCGAGTCCGATGACCGCTGGCTCTACCTGCCGGCACTGGATCTGGTCAAGCGCATTGCCGCCGGCGACAAGCGGACGAGCTTCGTCGGCTCGCACTTCTTCTATGAGGATATCTCCGGCCGGGGTACCGAGGAGGATGAACACACCCTGATCGATACGACGGACGAGTATTACGTCATCGAGAGCACGCCGAAGGATCCGGATCAGGTGGAATTCGCCCGCTACCGGACCTGGATCGACCGGGAAACGATGCTGCCCATGCGCACGGAGTACCAGCGCGATGCCGGCGAGGTGTATCGCCGCATGGAGGTCACCGAGGTGGAAACCATCGACGGCTACCCGACCGGGACCGAGGTGCGCATGGAAGACCTGGATTCCGGCGGCTACACCGTCACCCAGTTCCGGTTCTCGGAATACGATGTCGGCCTGCCGGACCGCATCTTCAGCGAGCGCTCGCTGCGCAACCCGCCGCGGGACTGGCTGCGCCGGGACTGA
- a CDS encoding YgaP family membrane protein — protein sequence MTVNEGLRAMAGFFVLLSLALGTWVHPGWYLFTAFVGFNLLQSAFTRWCPAMAILKRIGFREEAPREKVSA from the coding sequence ATGACCGTGAACGAGGGACTTCGGGCAATGGCGGGATTCTTTGTGCTCCTCAGCCTCGCGCTGGGCACATGGGTCCATCCAGGATGGTATCTGTTCACCGCATTCGTGGGCTTCAACCTGCTGCAGTCGGCGTTCACGCGGTGGTGCCCTGCGATGGCCATTCTCAAGCGCATCGGGTTTCGCGAAGAGGCGCCTCGAGAGAAGGTCTCCGCCTGA
- the galU gene encoding UTP--glucose-1-phosphate uridylyltransferase GalU, with product MAKRIRKAVFPVAGLGTRFLPATKANPKEMLPVVDKPLIQYAAEEAVKAGIETLIFVNGRNKRSIPDHFDKAYELETELEESGKLERLEAVRNIIPPHVACIYIRQSEALGLGHAVLCAEPAVGDEPFAVILADDLIDDGDGDGCLAQMVRRYDEQVASILGVQRVPEAHTDRYGVVDVEPVSERLGRLNAIVEKPKPEQAPSNLGVVGRYILNGSIFNKLRQTRPGAGGEIQLTDAIAALMRDEPVFAYEFEGMRYDCGDKLGYLQATVEYGVKHPDFGEAFAAYLRQRTG from the coding sequence ATGGCAAAAAGAATCCGCAAGGCCGTCTTCCCGGTCGCCGGACTGGGTACTCGGTTCCTGCCAGCAACAAAAGCCAATCCAAAGGAAATGTTGCCGGTGGTGGATAAGCCACTGATACAGTATGCCGCCGAGGAGGCGGTGAAGGCCGGGATCGAGACGCTGATATTCGTGAATGGACGCAACAAGCGAAGCATTCCGGATCACTTTGACAAGGCCTATGAGCTCGAGACTGAACTCGAGGAGTCGGGCAAGCTTGAGCGGCTGGAGGCCGTCCGCAACATCATCCCGCCCCATGTGGCCTGCATCTACATCCGCCAGTCGGAAGCACTGGGACTCGGTCATGCGGTGCTCTGTGCCGAACCGGCCGTGGGTGATGAACCCTTCGCGGTGATCCTCGCCGACGATCTCATCGATGACGGCGACGGGGATGGCTGCCTCGCCCAGATGGTCAGGCGCTACGACGAGCAGGTGGCGAGCATCCTCGGCGTGCAGCGCGTACCCGAGGCGCATACTGATCGCTACGGCGTTGTCGACGTGGAACCGGTGAGTGAGCGTCTTGGCCGGCTGAATGCCATTGTCGAGAAACCCAAGCCGGAGCAGGCTCCGTCAAACCTCGGCGTCGTCGGGCGTTACATCCTCAATGGCAGCATCTTCAACAAGCTCCGCCAGACCCGGCCAGGGGCGGGTGGTGAGATACAGCTCACGGATGCGATTGCCGCACTGATGCGGGATGAACCGGTGTTTGCCTACGAGTTCGAAGGCATGCGCTACGACTGCGGCGATAAGCTCGGTTATCTCCAGGCCACGGTCGAATACGGCGTGAAGCACCCGGACTTCGGCGAGGCCTTCGCCGCGTACCTTCGCCAGCGCACAGGCTAG
- a CDS encoding ComEA family DNA-binding protein has translation MKSLIPFGGLLGLGLYATMAMASAETVNVNEANIDQLQRIKGVGPATAQAIVEDREVNGPFENIETMTRVNGIGEATLEAMREQVTLD, from the coding sequence ATGAAGTCACTCATCCCCTTTGGCGGGCTGCTCGGCCTGGGTCTCTACGCCACCATGGCGATGGCAAGCGCAGAGACCGTGAACGTCAACGAGGCGAACATCGATCAGCTCCAACGCATCAAGGGTGTCGGCCCGGCGACGGCGCAGGCGATTGTCGAGGATCGCGAGGTCAATGGGCCGTTCGAGAACATCGAGACGATGACCCGCGTCAACGGCATCGGTGAGGCGACGCTCGAGGCCATGCGAGAGCAGGTCACGCTCGACTAG
- the pyrF gene encoding orotidine-5'-phosphate decarboxylase: MNATPSLIVALDFDSDVSARSLVNRLAPGSCRLKVGKELFVRAGPSLVREWADAGWDVFLDLKFHDIPNTVASACRAAADLGVWMVNVHALGGPAMLAAARAAVDETPARRPLLTAVTVLTSHDETTLQAIGLQGTPAEAVGRLAALATRAGLDGVVCSPQEAALVRDHCGESFRRITPGVRPVGAALDDQRRIKTPAFAIAAGATDLVVGRPITRSADPAGAVEMILDEMRVTAGE; the protein is encoded by the coding sequence ATGAACGCAACGCCGAGCCTGATCGTGGCACTGGACTTCGATAGCGATGTTTCGGCCCGATCGCTGGTGAACCGTCTGGCGCCCGGGAGCTGTCGACTGAAGGTGGGCAAGGAGCTATTCGTCCGTGCTGGGCCTTCGCTGGTGCGGGAATGGGCGGATGCAGGCTGGGATGTCTTTCTTGATCTCAAGTTCCATGACATCCCCAACACGGTGGCGTCGGCCTGCCGCGCAGCGGCGGACCTTGGCGTCTGGATGGTTAACGTCCATGCACTCGGAGGGCCGGCCATGCTGGCGGCAGCCCGCGCGGCCGTCGATGAAACACCGGCACGCAGGCCATTGCTGACCGCGGTGACGGTGCTGACGAGCCATGATGAGACAACCCTGCAGGCGATCGGGCTGCAGGGCACGCCGGCGGAGGCGGTCGGTCGGCTGGCGGCGCTGGCCACGCGTGCTGGCCTGGACGGTGTGGTCTGCTCGCCGCAGGAGGCCGCCCTCGTCCGCGACCACTGCGGCGAATCATTCCGTCGGATCACGCCGGGGGTTCGGCCCGTCGGTGCCGCGCTGGATGACCAGCGACGCATAAAGACGCCGGCTTTCGCCATTGCCGCCGGCGCGACGGATCTCGTGGTGGGTCGGCCCATTACCCGATCGGCGGATCCGGCCGGTGCGGTGGAGATGATTCTGGATGAGATGCGGGTCACAGCAGGGGAGTGA
- the lapB gene encoding lipopolysaccharide assembly protein LapB, with translation MWYLLWLLLPLAALSGWWVGHRSAKGNARRQRTLPRDYFQGLNYLLNEQPDRAIEVFTRMVELDEDTVETHLTLGNLFRRRGEADRAVRIHQNLIARPSLAQEQRAAALLELARDYLAAGLLDRAETLFLEALEFSEYRKTALQSLLDIYQQEREWESAIEIAQRLQRISAGDYGPEMAQFACEQAEQMARDHADSGDIRQTLRRALGYDRRCVRASLLKCDLEQQENRWRAAIKACQRVESQDVDYIPEVLPRLEACYQAVGDRSQFTAELYRLLNRYPGVSVIMKLSECIESRDGRKAAVEFLAAQLRERPSIRGLDRLIELNISDDDPDRRRQRDLKVLRELFQALLGDRLPYRCVKCGFEARQLHWQCPGCRAWASIKPRRGLEGE, from the coding sequence ATGTGGTACCTCCTCTGGCTGCTGCTTCCGTTAGCAGCCCTGTCCGGCTGGTGGGTCGGACATCGCTCGGCGAAGGGCAACGCCCGCCGTCAGCGAACCCTCCCGCGTGACTACTTCCAGGGACTCAATTACCTGCTTAACGAGCAGCCCGACCGCGCGATCGAGGTCTTCACGCGCATGGTCGAGCTGGACGAGGATACCGTCGAGACCCATCTCACCCTCGGCAACCTTTTTCGTCGCCGGGGGGAGGCGGATCGTGCGGTCCGCATCCATCAGAATCTCATCGCCCGACCCTCTCTCGCGCAGGAGCAGCGTGCGGCGGCGCTGCTGGAACTCGCCCGTGACTATCTGGCCGCGGGTCTGCTGGATCGTGCCGAGACCCTGTTCCTGGAGGCGCTGGAGTTCAGCGAATACCGCAAGACGGCCCTTCAGTCGCTGCTGGATATTTACCAACAGGAGCGTGAGTGGGAGTCAGCGATCGAGATCGCCCAGCGCCTGCAACGCATCAGCGCCGGCGACTATGGGCCGGAGATGGCACAGTTTGCCTGCGAGCAGGCCGAGCAAATGGCGCGGGATCATGCGGATTCCGGTGACATCCGGCAGACCCTCCGGCGTGCGCTGGGATATGACCGGCGGTGCGTCCGCGCGTCGCTGCTCAAATGCGACCTGGAACAGCAGGAGAACCGCTGGCGGGCTGCCATCAAGGCCTGTCAGCGAGTCGAAAGCCAGGACGTCGATTACATCCCCGAGGTCCTGCCACGGCTTGAAGCATGCTATCAGGCAGTCGGAGATCGGAGTCAGTTCACCGCGGAACTCTACCGTCTGCTCAACCGCTACCCCGGGGTGTCCGTGATCATGAAACTCAGTGAGTGCATCGAGTCGCGTGACGGGCGCAAGGCGGCGGTCGAGTTCCTCGCCGCGCAGCTCAGGGAGCGCCCCTCGATACGTGGGCTTGATCGTCTCATCGAACTCAATATCAGCGACGACGATCCGGACCGCCGCCGCCAGCGGGATCTCAAGGTGCTCCGGGAGCTTTTCCAGGCGTTGCTCGGCGATCGGCTGCCTTATCGATGTGTTAAATGTGGATTCGAGGCACGGCAGCTCCACTGGCAGTGTCCGGGCTGTCGGGCTTGGGCCAGCATCAAGCCGCGTCGCGGCCTGGAGGGGGAATGA
- a CDS encoding LapA family protein, with protein sequence MKRLIGLIFALIVVAAGLSFAMLNPTPVALDFYLGQLKLPVALWLVIAFTIGVIIGLAAATGILMRQRWQLTRLRREVAASREELSELRKLPIRNTP encoded by the coding sequence ATGAAGCGGCTGATTGGCTTGATATTCGCACTGATCGTCGTGGCGGCGGGGCTGAGCTTTGCCATGCTCAACCCGACCCCGGTCGCGCTGGACTTCTATCTTGGCCAGCTCAAACTGCCGGTCGCTCTGTGGCTGGTGATCGCCTTTACCATCGGCGTGATCATCGGGCTGGCGGCCGCTACGGGCATCCTCATGCGCCAGCGCTGGCAGCTGACACGTTTGCGGCGTGAGGTCGCAGCGTCCCGCGAGGAACTCTCCGAATTGCGCAAATTGCCGATTCGGAACACGCCCTGA
- a CDS encoding integration host factor subunit beta, whose protein sequence is MTKSELIELISANQQHLAQRDVELAVKTLLEQMSESLASGERIEIRGFGSFSLHHRPPRIGRNPKTGEPVSLPGKHVPHFKPGKQMRERVDEGRRGNAEDA, encoded by the coding sequence ATGACGAAGTCGGAACTGATTGAACTGATCTCGGCGAATCAGCAGCATCTCGCCCAGCGCGATGTCGAGCTGGCCGTGAAGACGCTGCTTGAGCAGATGAGCGAGTCCCTGGCCAGCGGCGAGCGGATCGAGATCCGCGGTTTTGGCAGCTTCTCTCTGCACCATCGGCCACCGCGCATCGGCCGTAACCCCAAGACGGGAGAACCGGTCTCGCTCCCGGGCAAGCATGTGCCGCACTTCAAGCCAGGCAAGCAGATGCGTGAACGCGTGGACGAGGGTCGGCGCGGCAATGCGGAGGACGCATGA
- the rpsA gene encoding 30S ribosomal protein S1, with the protein MSESFAELFEESLAQTDMRPGSIVTAQVVAIDGEDVIVNAGLKSEAVIPLRQFTDEEGTVEVNIGDDVEVALDAVEDGSGETRLSREKAKRARAWRVLEAAYEGSETVTGQISGKVKGGFTVDLGHIRAFLPGSLVDIRPVRDTTYLEGKDLEFKVIKLDARRNNVVVSRRAVVEEEYSAEREALLEKLQEGQTLKGIVKNLTDYGAFVDLGGIDGLLHITDMAWRRVKHPSEVVDVGQEIDVKVLKFDRERNRVSLGLKQLGEDPWEAIAARYPEGSRVVGKVTNITDYGSFVEIEEGVEGLVHVSEMDWTNKNVNPAKMVSIGDEVEVMILDIDEERRRISLGMKQCQPNPWDEFAATHNKGDRVTGAIKSITDFGIFVGLEGGIDGLVHLSDLSWSDAGEEAIRDFHKGEEVEAVVLSVDPERERISLGVKQLAQDPVSQWVANHPKGTVVTGTAAEVDAKGVVVDLGDEVQGYVRSADLARERVEDARNVVSEGDEVEAKFMAVDRRNRMISLSVRAKDQQDEREAVEGYGSTGTAGTTTLGDLLKEQMADRGDGD; encoded by the coding sequence ATGAGCGAAAGCTTTGCAGAACTTTTTGAAGAGAGCCTTGCGCAGACCGACATGCGGCCGGGCTCCATTGTCACCGCCCAGGTCGTGGCGATTGATGGTGAGGACGTCATCGTCAATGCCGGACTGAAATCCGAGGCGGTCATCCCGTTGCGCCAGTTCACCGACGAGGAAGGGACCGTCGAGGTGAACATCGGCGACGATGTGGAAGTGGCCCTGGATGCGGTCGAGGACGGCAGCGGTGAGACCCGCTTGTCCCGCGAGAAGGCCAAGCGGGCGCGAGCCTGGCGCGTGCTTGAGGCCGCCTACGAGGGCAGCGAGACGGTCACCGGTCAGATCAGCGGCAAGGTCAAGGGTGGATTCACGGTGGACCTCGGTCACATCCGTGCCTTCCTGCCTGGCTCGCTCGTGGATATCCGCCCCGTGCGCGACACCACATACCTAGAAGGCAAGGACCTCGAGTTCAAGGTGATCAAGCTCGACGCCCGTCGCAATAATGTCGTGGTGTCACGCCGCGCGGTGGTGGAAGAGGAATACAGTGCCGAGCGCGAGGCGCTGCTGGAGAAGCTCCAGGAGGGTCAGACGCTCAAGGGCATCGTCAAGAACCTCACCGACTATGGCGCATTCGTCGATCTCGGCGGCATCGATGGCCTGCTGCATATCACCGATATGGCGTGGCGGCGTGTCAAGCATCCGTCCGAGGTGGTGGATGTCGGCCAGGAAATCGACGTCAAGGTGCTCAAGTTCGATCGTGAGCGCAACCGCGTCTCCCTGGGGCTCAAGCAGCTCGGAGAGGATCCGTGGGAGGCCATTGCCGCACGCTACCCCGAAGGTAGCCGCGTGGTTGGCAAGGTCACCAACATCACCGACTACGGCTCCTTCGTGGAGATCGAGGAAGGCGTTGAAGGCCTTGTCCACGTCTCCGAAATGGACTGGACGAACAAGAACGTCAATCCGGCCAAGATGGTATCCATCGGCGACGAGGTCGAGGTGATGATCCTCGATATCGATGAGGAGCGCCGTCGGATCTCCCTGGGCATGAAGCAGTGCCAGCCCAACCCCTGGGATGAGTTCGCCGCCACCCACAACAAGGGCGACCGCGTGACCGGAGCCATCAAGTCGATCACCGACTTTGGCATCTTCGTCGGCCTCGAGGGTGGCATTGATGGGCTCGTTCACCTTTCGGATCTCTCCTGGAGTGATGCCGGTGAAGAGGCCATCCGCGACTTCCACAAGGGTGAGGAAGTCGAGGCGGTCGTGTTGTCCGTTGACCCCGAGCGCGAGCGCATCAGCCTTGGTGTCAAGCAGCTCGCGCAGGATCCGGTCTCCCAGTGGGTGGCCAATCATCCCAAGGGCACGGTTGTCACCGGGACGGCCGCTGAGGTGGATGCCAAGGGCGTCGTGGTCGATCTTGGCGATGAGGTCCAGGGCTACGTCCGGTCCGCCGACCTGGCCCGCGAGCGGGTTGAGGACGCGCGCAACGTGGTCAGCGAGGGTGACGAAGTCGAGGCCAAGTTCATGGCCGTCGACCGCCGCAATCGCATGATCAGCCTGTCGGTCCGTGCCAAGGATCAGCAGGACGAGCGCGAGGCCGTCGAGGGCTACGGCAGCACCGGTACGGCCGGTACCACCACCCTGGGCGATCTGCTCAAGGAGCAGATGGCCGATCGGGGTGACGGGGACTGA
- the cmk gene encoding (d)CMP kinase has translation MSAPAGVVTIDGPGGAGKGTIARALAERLGWHLLDSGAIYRLLALASLRADVGSSDIDRLVALAEALDIRFPTEGGDAGEVVLDGEVVSDAIRAEACGERASVLAAVPAVRQALLDRQREFRQPPGLVADGRDMGTVVFPDAPVKIFLTASAGERARRRHKQLMEQGVAANLADLLQELRARDERDTQRSVAPLRPAEDAVTIDTTELSVEAVVNAVMERVEARL, from the coding sequence ATGAGTGCGCCGGCCGGCGTGGTCACAATCGACGGCCCGGGCGGCGCCGGGAAGGGCACCATCGCGCGGGCATTGGCGGAGCGGTTGGGCTGGCATCTGCTCGACAGCGGCGCCATCTATCGGCTTCTGGCGCTCGCTTCTCTGCGGGCTGATGTCGGGTCCAGCGACATCGACCGCTTGGTGGCGCTCGCGGAGGCACTGGATATTCGCTTCCCCACCGAGGGTGGCGACGCCGGTGAAGTCGTACTCGATGGCGAGGTCGTAAGTGACGCAATCCGTGCGGAAGCCTGCGGCGAGCGGGCGTCTGTTCTGGCCGCCGTCCCGGCTGTCCGCCAGGCGCTGCTCGATCGCCAGCGGGAATTCCGCCAGCCTCCCGGCCTGGTGGCCGACGGCCGCGATATGGGAACGGTCGTTTTCCCGGATGCACCAGTGAAGATATTTCTGACGGCGAGCGCCGGAGAACGCGCCCGGCGGCGCCATAAGCAGTTGATGGAGCAGGGTGTTGCTGCTAATCTGGCGGATCTTTTGCAGGAGCTGAGGGCGCGGGACGAGCGCGATACCCAGCGCAGTGTGGCGCCGCTCAGGCCGGCAGAGGACGCAGTGACCATCGACACCACGGAGCTGTCTGTTGAGGCGGTGGTCAACGCGGTCATGGAGCGGGTCGAGGCCCGGCTCTGA